A section of the Deltaproteobacteria bacterium genome encodes:
- a CDS encoding STAS domain-containing protein — MRAYRSPVPAAPARPRLAPARTGRRSAEPDAPPPARTSAAVLLREIVAHLRQCRVQLRDEWVRRIIEARTLTAMSQEEIFAEATSIFDNYLDALETGTLEAVQAYAGQLSERIVPRGVETREVVGIVLLLRDVLARSLFANYRADFPLLNRVLDAYEPAANRIATTVAAGFVHERERVIREQQEAIRELSTPVLPVRERLLILPIIGLIDGQRARQLTEQLLRAIRANRAKVVVIDITGVPAMDADVANHLVRTVDASRLQGAKVIVTGLSPEIAQTLVTIGVDLSKMNTVGDLQGGIEEAERLLGYQVV, encoded by the coding sequence ATGAGAGCGTATCGCTCGCCCGTGCCGGCTGCCCCTGCCCGCCCGCGGTTGGCGCCCGCGAGGACCGGCCGGCGCTCTGCCGAGCCGGACGCACCTCCGCCGGCCCGGACCTCGGCGGCGGTGCTTCTGCGTGAGATCGTGGCGCACCTGCGGCAGTGTCGCGTTCAACTTCGCGACGAATGGGTGCGGCGCATCATCGAGGCGCGGACCCTCACGGCGATGAGCCAGGAGGAGATCTTCGCGGAAGCGACGTCCATATTTGACAACTACCTCGATGCCCTGGAGACCGGCACCCTCGAGGCGGTGCAGGCCTACGCCGGACAGCTGTCCGAGCGCATCGTGCCGCGCGGCGTGGAGACGCGCGAGGTGGTCGGCATCGTGCTGCTCCTGCGCGACGTGCTGGCCCGCTCACTGTTCGCCAACTACCGCGCCGACTTCCCGCTGTTGAACCGGGTCCTCGACGCCTACGAGCCCGCCGCAAACCGCATCGCGACGACCGTGGCGGCGGGGTTCGTGCACGAGCGCGAGCGGGTGATCCGCGAGCAGCAGGAAGCCATCCGCGAGCTGTCCACGCCCGTGTTGCCGGTGCGCGAGCGGCTGCTCATCCTGCCGATCATCGGGCTCATCGACGGCCAGCGCGCCCGCCAGCTGACCGAGCAGCTCCTGCGCGCCATCCGCGCCAACCGCGCCAAGGTCGTCGTCATCGACATCACGGGCGTCCCGGCCATGGACGCCGACGTGGCGAACCACCTGGTGCGAACCGTGGATGCGTCGCGGCTCCAGGGCGCCAAGGTGATCGTCACCGGCCTGTCGCCCGAGATCGCCCAGACGCTCGTCACCATCGGCGTCGACCTGAGCAAGATGAACACCGTTGGGGACCTGCAGGGCGGCATCGAAGAAGCGGAGCGGCTGCTCGGGTACCAGGTGGT